One segment of Rhodanobacter thiooxydans DNA contains the following:
- the arsC gene encoding arsenate reductase (glutaredoxin) (This arsenate reductase requires both glutathione and glutaredoxin to convert arsenate to arsenite, after which the efflux transporter formed by ArsA and ArsB can extrude the arsenite from the cell, providing resistance.) — protein MLRIYHNNRCSKSRATLALLEQHGGKVEVINYLDTPPSAAELVVLLQQLGMTARELLRTGEEEYRSLGLDDPALDDGALIAAMVAHPKLIERPIVVANGKAVIGRPPEAVLAIL, from the coding sequence ATGCTGCGCATCTACCACAACAACCGCTGTTCCAAGTCGCGCGCCACGCTGGCGTTGCTGGAACAGCACGGCGGCAAGGTCGAAGTGATCAACTACCTCGACACGCCGCCAAGCGCCGCCGAACTGGTCGTGCTGCTGCAACAGCTGGGCATGACCGCACGCGAACTGCTGCGTACCGGCGAGGAGGAGTACCGCTCGCTGGGGCTGGACGATCCCGCCCTCGACGACGGTGCGCTGATCGCCGCGATGGTGGCACACCCGAAGCTGATCGAACGCCCGATCGTGGTCGCCAACGGCAAGGCCGTCATCGGCCGTCCGCCGGAAGCGGTGCTGGCGATACTCTGA